From one Rhizobium rosettiformans genomic stretch:
- the argF gene encoding ornithine carbamoyltransferase: MASPKHFLDLSATTAEDLRSILEDAKTRKQATKAGTADKPLAGKMLAMIFEKPSTRTRVSFDVGMRQLGGETLFLSGTEMQLGRAETIGDTAKVLSRYVDAIMIRTTDHARLLEMAEHATVPVINALTDLTHPCQIMADIMTIEEHRGPVTGKTLAWTGDGNNVLHSLVEGAARFGYRMNMAVPLGSEPDDKILNWARNNGGEIMLCHDADRAVAGVDAVITDTWVSMNQEHKARGHNVFQPFQVNAELMKKAKEEALFLHCLPAHRGEEVTDEVIDGAQSVVFDEAENRLHAQKSILAWCLGAI, translated from the coding sequence ATGGCATCTCCGAAGCACTTTCTCGATCTCTCCGCGACCACGGCAGAGGATCTTCGCAGCATTCTCGAAGACGCGAAGACCCGCAAGCAGGCGACCAAAGCCGGCACCGCCGACAAGCCGCTGGCCGGAAAGATGCTGGCGATGATTTTTGAGAAGCCGTCTACCCGGACGCGCGTTTCCTTCGATGTCGGCATGCGCCAGCTCGGTGGCGAGACCTTGTTCCTGTCGGGCACGGAAATGCAGCTCGGTCGCGCTGAGACCATTGGCGACACCGCCAAGGTTCTGTCGCGTTATGTCGACGCTATCATGATCCGCACGACCGACCATGCCCGTCTCCTGGAGATGGCCGAGCATGCGACGGTTCCTGTTATCAACGCCCTGACGGATCTCACCCATCCCTGCCAGATCATGGCAGACATCATGACCATCGAGGAGCATCGTGGCCCCGTGACGGGCAAGACGCTCGCCTGGACCGGCGACGGCAACAATGTCCTGCATTCGCTGGTCGAAGGGGCAGCCCGTTTCGGCTACCGGATGAACATGGCCGTGCCGCTGGGCTCTGAGCCCGATGACAAGATCCTGAACTGGGCCCGGAACAATGGCGGCGAGATCATGCTTTGCCATGATGCCGATCGTGCGGTCGCCGGCGTTGACGCCGTGATCACGGATACCTGGGTGTCGATGAACCAGGAGCACAAGGCACGTGGCCATAACGTCTTCCAGCCTTTCCAGGTGAATGCGGAACTGATGAAGAAAGCGAAGGAGGAGGCCCTCTTCCTGCACTGCCTGCCGGCCCATCGCGGCGAAGAAGTCACCGACGAGGTGATCGACGGCGCGCAGTCGGTGGTCTTCGACGAGGCCGAAAACCGCCTGCATGCGCAGAAGTCGATCCTCGCCTGGTGCCTCGGCGCGATCTGA